A single region of the Leptothrix cholodnii SP-6 genome encodes:
- a CDS encoding LysR family transcriptional regulator, which yields MELSEIDLNQLVLFQQLMVERRVSKVAENLGLTQPAVSNTLAKLRRLFGDDLFLRTPSGMVPTPFAEQLAEPVGYALAMIHSGLNQQVRFDPASVKRSVTIGMTDIGEIVFLPKLVERLSREAPGITLNTVRNTAVNLRDDMESGKVDLAIGLLPQLKAGFFQRRLFRQRYVCLFRRGHAVDKKKLSLADFRAAEHLVVVSAGTGHGKVDELLQRAGVERVVRLTVPHFVGVGHILQGTDLVATVPERLAQRLADPFGLAWLPHPVKLPEVAINVFWHAKVHRSPANQWLRSLVFDLFTDGSSEPEATA from the coding sequence ATGGAGCTCAGCGAGATCGATCTGAACCAGCTGGTGCTGTTCCAGCAGTTGATGGTCGAGCGCCGCGTCTCGAAGGTGGCCGAGAACCTGGGGCTGACGCAGCCGGCTGTCAGCAACACGCTGGCCAAGTTGCGGCGCCTGTTCGGCGACGACCTGTTCCTGCGCACGCCCTCCGGCATGGTGCCCACGCCGTTTGCCGAGCAGCTCGCGGAACCCGTGGGCTACGCCCTGGCGATGATCCACAGCGGCCTGAACCAGCAGGTCCGTTTCGATCCTGCCAGCGTCAAGCGTTCAGTGACGATCGGCATGACCGACATCGGCGAGATCGTCTTCCTGCCCAAGCTGGTGGAGCGGCTCAGCCGCGAAGCGCCGGGCATCACGCTCAACACCGTGCGCAACACGGCGGTCAACCTGCGTGACGACATGGAGTCCGGCAAAGTCGATCTGGCCATCGGGCTGCTGCCGCAGTTGAAGGCCGGGTTCTTCCAGCGGCGGCTGTTCCGGCAGCGGTATGTCTGCCTGTTCCGTCGCGGGCATGCGGTCGACAAGAAGAAGCTGAGCCTGGCCGACTTCCGCGCCGCGGAACACCTGGTGGTGGTGTCGGCGGGCACCGGCCACGGCAAGGTCGACGAACTGCTGCAGCGCGCCGGCGTCGAGCGGGTCGTGCGGCTCACGGTGCCGCACTTCGTCGGCGTCGGCCACATCCTGCAGGGCACCGACCTGGTCGCCACGGTGCCCGAGCGGCTGGCGCAGCGGCTGGCCGATCCGTTCGGCCTGGCCTGGCTGCCACACCCGGTCAAGCTGCCCGAGGTCGCGATCAACGTCTTCTGGCATGCCAAGGTGCACCGCTCGCCGGCCAACCAGTGGCTGCGCAGCCTGGTCTTCGACCTCTTCACGGACGGCAGCAGCGAGCCCGAGGCCACAGCCTGA
- a CDS encoding GAF domain-containing protein, with product MTQLPTLPFYSTQAERVERARRRYFDEGLPPSGIVSDAVFQSWARCQRLHAQPSAKVVFQPVTASRTHLALQRNRALHEAWLEELPQLRAILGTTSCAAMLTDATGVMIGASCAGRAHEQLMPVATRIGVNLSEEAVGTTAPGVVARTGQPVCVQGAEHFFDGVRAMHCAAAPIRDVQGRLAGVLDISSESIPFSFDVASVVGLYAGAIENRLLIAQAGEHLILRLQVAPSLLDSPMAGLIGIDTAGRLVWRNAVASRLLGLPPAQQHDVCASVETALGARISELASLPRSEAAALKLPNGLMVWARSEMRAPDGHRQVVPAFPMAPPITPVSEPAIEPVPAEAEAAADPSPSKAMARAEGLTTLRDSDRDLVARALADCGGNVSKAAKKLGVSRGLIYRRLQGQARSSTAIGAPSVLNRNNSDALG from the coding sequence ATGACGCAACTCCCGACCCTCCCGTTCTATTCAACGCAGGCCGAGCGTGTCGAGAGGGCACGTCGACGTTATTTCGACGAAGGCCTGCCACCGTCAGGCATCGTCAGTGATGCCGTCTTCCAGTCGTGGGCGCGATGCCAGCGGCTGCATGCCCAGCCGTCTGCCAAGGTGGTGTTCCAGCCGGTGACGGCGAGTCGCACCCATCTGGCCCTGCAGAGAAACCGGGCCCTGCACGAGGCCTGGCTGGAAGAACTGCCGCAACTGCGGGCCATTCTGGGGACGACCTCTTGCGCCGCGATGCTGACCGACGCCACCGGCGTGATGATCGGCGCCAGCTGCGCCGGCCGCGCGCACGAGCAGCTGATGCCGGTGGCCACGCGCATCGGGGTCAACCTGTCCGAAGAGGCCGTCGGCACCACGGCGCCGGGTGTCGTGGCGCGCACCGGTCAGCCGGTCTGCGTGCAGGGCGCTGAACACTTCTTCGACGGTGTCCGGGCGATGCACTGCGCGGCCGCGCCCATCCGCGATGTGCAAGGGCGCCTCGCGGGTGTGCTCGACATCTCCAGCGAATCGATTCCCTTCAGCTTCGACGTCGCCTCGGTGGTCGGCCTGTATGCCGGCGCGATCGAAAACCGCCTGCTGATCGCGCAGGCCGGCGAGCACCTGATCCTGCGGCTGCAGGTGGCACCGTCGCTGCTGGATTCGCCCATGGCGGGGCTGATCGGCATCGACACCGCGGGGCGACTGGTCTGGCGCAACGCGGTGGCGTCGCGCCTGCTGGGCCTGCCCCCGGCGCAGCAGCACGACGTCTGCGCGTCGGTCGAGACCGCGCTCGGCGCGCGCATCTCGGAGCTGGCCTCGCTGCCCCGATCGGAAGCGGCGGCCCTCAAGCTGCCCAACGGGCTGATGGTCTGGGCCCGCTCCGAAATGAGGGCGCCCGACGGTCATCGCCAGGTGGTTCCGGCCTTCCCCATGGCCCCACCGATTACGCCGGTTTCGGAGCCCGCCATCGAGCCGGTCCCGGCCGAAGCAGAAGCGGCGGCCGATCCGTCACCGTCCAAGGCCATGGCGCGGGCAGAAGGCTTGACCACGTTGCGCGACTCGGACCGCGACCTCGTCGCCCGTGCGCTGGCGGATTGCGGCGGCAATGTCTCCAAGGCGGCCAAGAAGCTGGGGGTTTCGCGCGGTCTGATCTATCGGCGACTGCAAGGCCAGGCGCGCTCGTCGACCGCCATCGGCGCGCCGAGTGTTCTCAATCGGAACAACTCGGACGCCCTGGGATAA
- a CDS encoding GMC family oxidoreductase — MYTNSSARHAPDPDTLLERLEHALIAGRLNRRGFIKAVTAAGLVSTGLPALADELDAIRANQNERAAALLPAYDYVVIGTGSAGSALVGRLAAQRNASILVIEAGDWDTAPSVLDPGVWFTNLGSERDWQDVAIPSAGTNNRAIPEHMGKVVGGGSSINATIWARPFKSDLEHWAQVSGDAAWGYEHGLSIYRRMENWQGKPDARYRGQGGPVWCQPAHNPHPAATAMLAACRSLGLPVLDDQNGAREEGAGGFALMNQIIRDGRRQSIARSYLYPVLAQKNVTLLVKTHVDRLTFSGTRATGVEISLAGATRRIEAKSEVIVCSGGINTPKLLMLSGIGNEADLRAHGIKTLVNAPEVGQNFQDHLLHGGCIWEPKEHIPHRNSAANAAGFIKSDARLATPDLNLVQIELPYASDVVGKQYSPPNTSWALCAGLVAPKSRGAIKLRSANPTDRPIVDARFLSHPDDVKALAHGIEVCREIGNSAAMRDFVKREVAPGQKLTGQPMEDFVRNGATTYFHQAGTCRMGRDAQAVVDAQLRVNGVQNLRIADSSIMPRIPGVATMATCALIGERMAQILGKSA; from the coding sequence ATGTACACGAATTCCAGCGCCCGACACGCGCCCGATCCCGACACCCTCCTGGAGCGCCTCGAGCACGCCCTGATCGCCGGTCGCCTCAACCGGCGCGGCTTCATCAAGGCGGTCACCGCTGCCGGTCTGGTCAGCACCGGCCTGCCGGCGCTGGCCGACGAACTCGACGCCATCCGCGCCAACCAGAACGAGCGCGCCGCAGCGCTGCTGCCGGCCTACGACTACGTCGTCATCGGCACCGGCAGCGCCGGCTCCGCCCTGGTGGGCCGCCTGGCCGCCCAGCGCAACGCCAGCATCCTGGTGATCGAGGCCGGCGACTGGGACACTGCGCCGTCGGTGCTAGACCCCGGTGTCTGGTTCACTAACCTCGGCTCCGAGCGCGATTGGCAGGACGTGGCGATCCCGTCTGCCGGCACCAACAACCGTGCCATTCCCGAGCACATGGGCAAGGTCGTCGGCGGCGGCAGCAGCATCAACGCGACGATCTGGGCGCGCCCCTTCAAGAGCGACCTCGAGCACTGGGCGCAGGTGAGCGGTGACGCCGCCTGGGGCTATGAACATGGTCTGTCGATCTATCGCCGCATGGAGAACTGGCAGGGCAAGCCGGACGCGCGCTATCGCGGCCAGGGCGGCCCGGTGTGGTGCCAGCCCGCACACAACCCGCATCCCGCAGCGACCGCGATGCTGGCCGCCTGCCGCAGCCTCGGCCTGCCGGTGCTCGACGACCAGAACGGCGCACGCGAGGAAGGCGCCGGCGGCTTCGCGCTGATGAACCAGATCATCCGCGACGGCCGCCGCCAGAGCATCGCGCGGTCCTACCTGTATCCCGTGCTGGCGCAGAAGAACGTCACGCTGCTGGTCAAGACTCATGTCGATCGGCTGACCTTCTCGGGCACCCGCGCCACCGGCGTCGAGATCAGCCTCGCAGGGGCAACGCGCCGCATCGAGGCGAAGTCCGAGGTGATCGTCTGCTCGGGCGGCATCAACACGCCCAAGCTGCTGATGCTCAGCGGCATCGGCAACGAGGCCGACCTGCGTGCCCACGGCATCAAGACCCTGGTGAACGCACCCGAGGTCGGCCAGAACTTCCAGGATCACCTGCTGCACGGCGGCTGCATCTGGGAGCCGAAAGAACACATTCCCCACCGCAACAGCGCGGCCAACGCGGCGGGTTTCATCAAGAGCGATGCCCGCCTGGCCACGCCCGACCTCAACCTGGTACAGATCGAATTGCCCTATGCCAGCGATGTCGTCGGCAAGCAGTATTCGCCGCCGAACACCAGCTGGGCCCTGTGCGCCGGCCTGGTGGCGCCGAAGAGCCGCGGCGCGATCAAGCTGCGCTCGGCCAACCCGACGGATCGGCCGATCGTCGACGCACGTTTCCTGAGCCATCCCGACGACGTCAAGGCGCTGGCCCACGGCATCGAGGTCTGCCGCGAGATCGGCAACTCCGCCGCGATGCGCGACTTCGTCAAGCGTGAAGTCGCCCCGGGCCAGAAGCTCACCGGCCAGCCGATGGAAGACTTCGTGCGCAACGGCGCCACGACCTATTTCCACCAGGCCGGCACCTGCCGCATGGGCCGCGACGCCCAGGCCGTGGTCGACGCCCAGCTGCGCGTGAACGGCGTGCAGAACCTGCGCATTGCCGACAGCTCGATCATGCCGCGCATCCCCGGCGTGGCCACGATGGCCACCTGCGCGCTCATCGGTGAGCGCATGGCTCAAATCCTGGGCAAGAGTGCCTGA
- a CDS encoding aldehyde dehydrogenase — protein MDTQLLIDNLARSAKDGATFERRHPTSGSVVTTAAAGSVDDAIAAVDSASTAYKSWRRSAPSERRRILLKAADALEARTPAFIEAMAAEVGASALWAGFNVYLAANLFREAASLATQIQGETIPTDKPGALSMTVRQPVGVVLSIVPWNGPVVLAARAIAYPIVCGNTVVFRASESSPKTHMLVAEALVEAGLPAGVLNVLTNAPQDAPEVIDALIAHKAVRRINFTGSTRVGRIIAQKAATHLKRCLLELGGKSPLVVLDDANVDEAVKAAVFGSFLYQGQICMSTERIVVDESIADEFVAKFAARARELPCGDPIKEPGCVIGPMIVKESGARLNAMIDDALGKGAQLACGGYADGARMPATIVDHVKPGMKIYDEETFGPITTVVRVQGVDQAIATANDTPYGLSSGVFGRDVTRALAVAMELEYGSVHVNGATVQNEAQAPYGGTKDSGYGRFDGRAVIDEFTELKWLTIEPSVQQYPV, from the coding sequence ATGGACACCCAACTTCTGATCGACAACCTGGCGCGCAGCGCCAAGGACGGCGCCACCTTCGAACGCCGCCACCCCACCAGCGGCAGCGTCGTGACCACGGCCGCAGCCGGCAGCGTCGACGACGCGATCGCGGCGGTCGACTCGGCGAGCACCGCCTACAAGAGCTGGCGGCGCTCGGCGCCCAGCGAGCGCCGTCGCATCCTGCTCAAGGCCGCCGATGCGCTCGAAGCACGCACGCCGGCATTCATCGAAGCCATGGCGGCGGAGGTCGGTGCCTCCGCGCTGTGGGCCGGCTTCAACGTCTACCTGGCGGCCAACCTGTTCCGCGAGGCGGCTTCATTGGCCACGCAGATCCAGGGCGAGACCATCCCGACCGACAAGCCCGGTGCGCTGTCGATGACGGTGCGCCAGCCGGTCGGCGTGGTGCTCAGCATCGTGCCGTGGAACGGCCCGGTGGTGCTGGCCGCACGTGCCATCGCCTATCCGATCGTCTGTGGCAACACGGTCGTGTTCCGTGCCTCGGAATCGAGCCCGAAGACCCACATGCTGGTCGCCGAGGCACTGGTCGAGGCCGGCCTGCCCGCCGGCGTGCTGAACGTGCTGACCAACGCGCCGCAGGACGCGCCCGAGGTCATCGACGCGCTGATCGCACACAAGGCGGTGCGCCGCATCAACTTCACCGGCTCGACGCGGGTCGGCCGCATCATTGCCCAGAAGGCGGCGACGCATCTCAAGCGCTGCCTGCTCGAACTCGGCGGCAAGTCGCCGCTGGTGGTGCTCGACGACGCCAACGTCGACGAGGCGGTCAAGGCCGCCGTGTTCGGCTCGTTCCTGTACCAGGGGCAGATCTGCATGTCGACCGAGCGCATCGTGGTCGACGAATCGATCGCGGACGAGTTCGTCGCCAAGTTCGCCGCCCGTGCCCGCGAGCTGCCCTGTGGCGACCCGATCAAGGAGCCGGGCTGCGTGATCGGCCCGATGATCGTCAAGGAGTCGGGTGCCCGCCTGAACGCGATGATCGACGACGCCCTCGGCAAGGGCGCCCAGCTCGCCTGCGGCGGCTACGCCGACGGCGCGCGCATGCCCGCGACCATCGTCGACCATGTCAAGCCGGGCATGAAGATCTACGACGAGGAGACCTTCGGCCCGATCACCACGGTGGTCCGCGTGCAAGGCGTCGACCAAGCGATCGCGACGGCCAACGACACCCCCTACGGACTGTCGTCGGGCGTGTTCGGCCGCGATGTCACGCGTGCGCTGGCGGTGGCGATGGAGCTCGAATACGGCTCGGTGCACGTCAACGGCGCCACCGTGCAGAACGAGGCCCAGGCTCCGTACGGCGGCACCAAGGACAGCGGTTACGGCCGCTTCGACGGCCGCGCGGTGATCGACGAGTTCACCGAACTGAAGTGGCTGACGATCGAGCCCTCGGTCCAGCAGTACCCGGTCTGA
- a CDS encoding LacI family DNA-binding transcriptional regulator has translation MQENSPHSKVTIKDVAEKAGVSAMTVSRVMRNQGKIAPETRALVLKVISELEYEPLSSARNLSGAYSRTIGIVIPDANDFREFRHGYEYEYALLIGALNVCKSHDFAVNIIETRDVHDVNLLVRKVLARQVGGYIVPAPASEYLDLLKTLKEHDLAFSAISAFDPTHADLAVVADERSATRTLTGKMIELGHRRIAFIGGTTRHRATLERQAGFLEAIASHPDRGRIEHAVHDCNAFFDDGYEMGLQVLSRPDRPTAVQCLTDDIAAGVIAAANRLKISLPDGLSIAGFDNFGLARKITPALTTAGLPAEDMGEAAALQVIDALEGRCRRAVKTLACNIVVRDSIARAPGW, from the coding sequence ATGCAAGAAAACAGCCCTCACAGCAAGGTCACGATCAAGGACGTCGCGGAGAAGGCCGGCGTCTCGGCGATGACGGTCTCGCGCGTCATGCGCAACCAGGGAAAGATCGCGCCGGAAACCCGAGCTCTTGTCCTGAAGGTCATCAGCGAGCTGGAATACGAGCCGCTGTCCTCGGCACGCAACCTGTCGGGCGCCTACTCCCGCACGATCGGCATCGTGATCCCGGATGCGAACGACTTCCGCGAGTTCCGCCACGGCTACGAGTACGAATACGCGCTGCTCATCGGTGCGCTGAACGTCTGCAAGTCACACGACTTCGCGGTCAACATCATCGAGACGCGCGATGTCCACGACGTGAACCTGCTGGTCCGCAAGGTGCTTGCGCGACAAGTGGGCGGCTACATCGTGCCGGCACCGGCGTCCGAGTACCTCGACCTGCTCAAGACGCTCAAGGAACACGACCTGGCCTTCTCGGCCATCAGCGCGTTCGATCCGACCCATGCGGATCTCGCCGTGGTCGCCGACGAGCGCAGCGCGACACGCACGCTGACCGGCAAGATGATTGAGCTCGGGCATCGGCGCATCGCCTTCATCGGCGGCACGACAAGGCACCGCGCGACGCTGGAACGCCAGGCCGGCTTCCTCGAAGCGATTGCCAGTCATCCCGATCGCGGCCGCATCGAACATGCGGTACACGACTGCAACGCCTTCTTCGACGATGGCTACGAGATGGGGCTGCAGGTGCTCTCGCGCCCGGATCGTCCGACCGCCGTGCAGTGCCTGACCGACGACATCGCCGCGGGCGTGATCGCGGCGGCCAACCGGCTGAAGATCTCCCTGCCCGACGGCCTGTCGATCGCCGGTTTCGACAACTTCGGCCTGGCCCGCAAGATCACGCCGGCCCTCACCACCGCCGGCCTGCCGGCCGAGGACATGGGCGAGGCGGCTGCCCTGCAGGTCATCGACGCGCTCGAAGGCCGTTGTCGGCGGGCCGTCAAGACCCTCGCGTGCAACATCGTCGTCAGGGACTCGATCGCCAGAGCCCCAGGCTGGTGA
- a CDS encoding MFS transporter: MTTLTSPAHASSPHASWALIFTIVLAYWALTMALLTPPMMTIALRVAEIAPQNKESTLGLLLGIGAIVAIFANPVAGYFSDRTVTRFGRRKSWMVAGGLIGFFGLWLISIGGVNTMIVGWCLTQLGMNAVAAALMALLPDQIPEGQRGMVSGAIGMCVPAGIISGFALVNAAQGHAQLMFLLAPAILLVTIAMLCMSYTDKVTDPATVAPFSLGQMLRDFAFNPMAFPDFTWAFLSRLFFFFALATFLGYQVFFLMDRLGYSAAEVPGIMVKVNLIASAIQIASSFLSGWLSDIIGRRKIFIWTSAVLYGVGLLIIARATNYDAFLLGACVMSLSFGVYFAVDVALVTEVLPDAKNNAAKDLGVMNVAGTLPQTLAPAIAPLFLFAGGQTTPDYSVLFTAAAVYAVLGAVTIIPIRKVR, translated from the coding sequence ATGACGACCCTCACCTCGCCCGCCCACGCCAGCTCGCCTCATGCCTCCTGGGCGCTGATCTTCACCATCGTGCTGGCCTACTGGGCCCTGACGATGGCCCTGCTGACGCCGCCGATGATGACCATCGCGCTGCGGGTCGCCGAGATCGCGCCGCAGAACAAGGAAAGCACCCTGGGCCTGCTGCTGGGCATCGGCGCGATCGTGGCGATCTTCGCCAACCCGGTCGCCGGCTATTTCAGCGATCGCACCGTGACCCGATTCGGCCGGCGCAAGTCCTGGATGGTCGCCGGCGGCCTGATCGGCTTCTTCGGCCTGTGGCTGATCTCCATCGGCGGGGTCAACACGATGATCGTCGGCTGGTGCCTGACTCAGCTCGGCATGAACGCCGTGGCCGCCGCCCTGATGGCCCTGCTGCCCGACCAGATCCCCGAAGGTCAGCGCGGCATGGTCAGCGGCGCGATCGGCATGTGCGTGCCAGCGGGCATCATTTCCGGCTTCGCCCTCGTCAACGCGGCGCAGGGCCATGCGCAGCTGATGTTCCTGCTCGCGCCGGCCATCCTGCTGGTGACGATCGCGATGCTGTGCATGTCCTATACCGACAAGGTCACCGATCCGGCAACCGTCGCGCCCTTCAGCCTGGGCCAGATGCTGCGGGATTTCGCGTTCAACCCGATGGCCTTTCCCGACTTCACCTGGGCTTTCCTGAGCCGCCTGTTCTTCTTCTTCGCGTTGGCGACTTTCCTGGGTTATCAGGTGTTTTTCCTGATGGACCGCCTGGGCTACAGCGCCGCTGAAGTGCCCGGCATCATGGTGAAGGTCAACCTGATCGCCTCGGCCATCCAGATCGCGAGCAGTTTCCTGTCCGGCTGGCTGTCGGACATCATCGGCCGGCGCAAGATCTTCATCTGGACCTCGGCGGTGCTCTACGGTGTCGGCCTGCTGATCATCGCCCGGGCGACGAACTACGACGCCTTCCTGCTGGGCGCCTGCGTCATGAGCCTGTCCTTCGGCGTGTACTTCGCGGTGGACGTCGCGCTGGTCACCGAAGTCCTGCCGGACGCGAAGAACAACGCGGCCAAGGATCTCGGCGTCATGAACGTGGCGGGAACCCTGCCGCAGACACTGGCACCCGCCATTGCCCCGCTGTTCCTGTTCGCCGGTGGACAGACCACGCCGGACTACAGCGTGCTCTTCACGGCCGCTGCGGTGTACGCCGTGCTCGGCGCGGTCACGATCATTCCGATCCGCAAGGTGCGCTGA
- a CDS encoding glycoside hydrolase family 3 protein, giving the protein MKDILRQAPFDLDEEQVEWVCNTIDGLTLREKIGQLINLQILPGDEEAIELVERHQLGAVTVINFSDPDACRSVIDAARKASRIRPLVSADLEGGVTSGHLTTTFPNQLGCAAAACLDTYGEALRMLSAELASLGVNWTFSPVLDVNQKFQSAIVGTRSYGSNPDLIAQLAGLHIQVFQDHGIATTAKHWPGEGFDDRDQHLVTTINPMTVEEWTAVFGQLYARAIDAGVLSVMSAHIAFPDYLRRAGLSSIELYRPASISRHLNQTLLREQLQFNGLIVSDATLMGGLESWGSRRQWLPEVIENGCDMILFSPSVDTDIETLLEAAGSGALSQQRIDAALARVLGLKARMNLHRAEAAAPVDAGLIGSPAHKAVMARLSDLSPTLVKDVHGIVPLDHKVRKILMFKEENVHPLGGDESFRIQLDRLLAAEGFEVHVFDPQTDDLSICKAHDLILYVFAQESQLMKSRLFIDWARLHGGTMPGMSRLWWDTPTVFISFGHPYYLYDAPRVPCLINAYTPTPDIQRAVVDKLLGRSRFTGKSPVDAFCGLADAHF; this is encoded by the coding sequence ATGAAAGACATCCTGCGCCAGGCGCCATTCGATCTGGACGAGGAACAGGTCGAGTGGGTCTGCAACACCATCGACGGCCTGACGCTGCGAGAGAAGATCGGGCAGCTGATCAACCTCCAGATCCTGCCCGGTGACGAAGAGGCGATCGAGCTGGTCGAGCGGCACCAGCTCGGCGCGGTCACCGTCATCAATTTCTCGGATCCCGATGCCTGTCGCAGCGTCATCGACGCGGCACGCAAGGCCTCGCGCATCCGTCCGCTGGTATCGGCCGACCTCGAAGGCGGCGTCACCAGCGGGCACTTGACGACCACGTTCCCGAATCAGCTCGGCTGTGCCGCCGCCGCCTGCCTGGATACCTATGGCGAGGCTCTGCGGATGCTGTCGGCGGAACTCGCCTCGCTGGGCGTGAACTGGACCTTCTCGCCGGTCCTGGACGTCAACCAGAAATTCCAGAGCGCGATCGTCGGAACCCGCTCCTACGGCAGCAATCCGGACCTGATCGCGCAGTTGGCCGGACTGCACATCCAGGTCTTCCAGGACCACGGCATCGCCACCACCGCCAAGCACTGGCCCGGCGAGGGTTTCGACGACCGGGACCAGCACCTCGTCACGACCATCAACCCGATGACGGTCGAGGAATGGACGGCGGTGTTCGGGCAGTTGTATGCCCGCGCCATCGACGCGGGCGTGCTGTCGGTCATGTCGGCGCACATCGCGTTTCCGGACTATCTGCGTCGCGCCGGTCTGTCGTCGATCGAGCTCTATCGACCGGCCTCGATCTCGCGGCACCTGAACCAGACGCTGCTGCGCGAGCAGCTGCAGTTCAACGGTCTGATCGTCTCCGACGCCACGCTGATGGGCGGCCTCGAAAGCTGGGGCAGCCGCCGGCAATGGTTGCCCGAGGTGATCGAGAACGGCTGCGACATGATCCTGTTCTCGCCGTCGGTCGACACCGACATCGAGACCTTGCTGGAAGCCGCCGGCAGCGGCGCGCTCAGCCAGCAGCGCATCGACGCGGCACTGGCGCGCGTGCTGGGACTCAAGGCCCGCATGAACCTGCACCGTGCCGAGGCCGCAGCGCCAGTCGACGCCGGCCTGATCGGCTCGCCGGCCCACAAGGCGGTGATGGCGCGTCTGTCGGACCTGTCGCCCACCCTCGTCAAGGACGTGCACGGCATCGTGCCGCTGGACCACAAGGTCCGCAAGATCCTGATGTTCAAGGAGGAAAACGTCCATCCGCTGGGCGGCGATGAATCGTTCCGCATCCAGCTGGATCGGCTTCTCGCGGCCGAAGGTTTCGAGGTCCATGTCTTCGACCCGCAGACCGACGACCTGAGCATCTGCAAGGCACACGACCTGATCCTCTACGTGTTCGCGCAGGAATCGCAGCTCATGAAGTCGAGGCTCTTCATCGACTGGGCCCGGCTGCACGGCGGCACGATGCCCGGCATGTCACGGCTCTGGTGGGACACGCCCACCGTCTTCATCTCCTTCGGGCATCCGTACTACCTGTACGACGCGCCGCGGGTTCCCTGCCTGATCAACGCCTACACGCCGACGCCCGACATCCAGCGGGCCGTCGTCGACAAGTTGCTGGGACGCAGCCGTTTCACGGGCAAGAGTCCGGTCGACGCGTTCTGCGGCCTGGCTGACGCGCACTTCTGA